The DNA window ACACCACGTACGGCAGCGCCGCGAGCAGCACCACGACGGCGAGCAGCGCCCCGCCCGACGCCTTGGAGGTGCGGGCCGCGCGGCGCACGTCGATCGCGGCCGCCGCCCGCTCGGTCAGCAGATGGGAGAGGGTCATGCGGTCCGTCCCGCGAGCAGGCCCTGCGGCCGGAAGGCCAGCACGGCGAGGAAGACGAGGTGGCCGGCCAGCAGCGTCATCGCCGGGTCGATCTGGGAGCCGAGCGACTGGGTGACGCCCAGCACGATGCCGCCCAGCAGCGTCCCCCACAGCGAGCCGAGCCCGCCGATGACGACCGCCTCGAACGCGAAGATCAGCCGGGACGGGCCGGTGGCCGGGTCGAACGACGAGCGCACCGCGAACATCAGCCCGGCCAGCGCCACGGTGGCGAAGGCGATGGCGGTGGCGACGCCGTAGACGTGCCGGCTGTCGGCGCCCACCAGGTTCGCGGTCTCGCGGTCGTCGGAGGAGGCGCGCAGCATCCTGCCGAGCCCGGTGCGCGTCAGGAACACCTGGATGCCGGCCAGCACGGCGCAGGCCAGCAGGAACGTGGCCAGCGGCAGCCAGCCGACGGTGATCGATCCCGCGAGCTGGAAGGAGGAGGTGGCGAACGAGCCGCCGTCCAGGGTGCGCGTGTCGGCGGAGAAGATCTCCAGCAGCACGTTCTGCAGCACGATCGACAGCCCGAACGTCACCAGCAGCGTGGCCAGCGGCCCCGAGGAGAGGCTGCCCTGCAGCAGCACCCGCTGGTTCAGGTAGCCGAGCACCGCGAACAGCGGCACGGTCACCACGACGACCACCCACAGCGGCAGCCCGGTCCCGCCGACCAGGGCGAGGGCCAGGAACGAGGCGACGACGGCCAGGTCCCCGTGGGCGAGGTTGACGATCCGCATCACGCCGAACATCAGCGACAGGCCGGTCGCGAACAGCGCGTACAGGCCGCCGAGCAGCAGTCCCTGGACCACCGCGTTGAACCATTGCATGTCAGTCTTTCCCGTCCTGCGTGAGGTCGCCGATGCCGAAGTACGCGTGCTCGACCTGCTCGGCGGTGAGCTCCGCGGGCCGTCCCGCCAGCACCGAGCGGCCCTCCAGCAGGCAGTGCACCCGGTCGGCGACCCGCAGCGCCTGCGAGACGTCCTGTTCGACGACGAGCGCGGTGGTGCCGGCGGCGACGATCTCCGGCAGCGTCTCGTAGATGCGGCGCACGATGACCGGCGCCAGGCCCAGCGACAGCTCGTCGACGAGCAGCAGGTCGGGGTTGGTCAGCAGGGCCCGGCCGATGGCCACGGCCTGCTGCTCGCCGCCGGACAGCTGCGCCGCGTTCTGCCGCCGCCGCTCGGTCATCCACGGGAACAGCTCGTAGACCCGCCGCAGCGACCAGGGGCCGGTCCGTTTGCGGTAGGTGCCGGTGAGCAGGTTCTCCTCGACGGTGAGGGAGCGGAACAGCCGCCGGCCCTCCGGCACCAGCGCGATCCCGGCCGAGACCCGCTGGTGGGCGGGGGAGCGGGTGATGTCGCGCCCCGCGAGGTGCACGGTCCCCGAGGTGGGGGTGTTGAGCCCGGCCAGGGCGCGCAGCAGCGTGGACTTGCCCGCGCCGTTGGCGCCGATGACGGCCAGGACCTCGCCGCGTTCCAGTTCCAGGCTGACGCCGTCCACGGCGCGCAGCAGGCCGTGGTGCACGGTGAGGTCGCGGATCGACAGCAGGCTCACGGTCCCTCCTCCGCTGTGCCGCTTTCCGGCCCGCCGCCCAGGTACAGCTCGCGCACCTTGGCGTCGGCGAGCACCGCGACCGGCTCGCCGTCGGCGACGACGTCGCCGCCGGCCAGGCAGATCATCCGGGCGACGGTCTTGACCAGCGCGTGCACCACGTGCTCGATCCACACGATGCCGAGCCCGTCGGCGTGCAGCCGCCTGATCACCTCGACCAGCTCGGCCACCTCGGGCTCGGTGAGCCCGCCGGCGACCTCGTCGAGCAGCAGCAGCCGGGGGCCGGTGCCGAGCGCGCGGGCCACTTCCAGCCGCTTGCGCTGCAGCAGGGTGAGCCGCCCCGCGGCGGTGTTGGCCAGGTCGGCCAGGCCGGTGCGCTCCAGCACGTCCATGGCCTGCGACCAGGCCTGCTTGCCGTGCAGCCCGGCGCCCTGGTGCGCGCACACCAGGACGTTCTCGAACACGGTGAGATGGGTGAACGGGCGCGGCACCTGGTAGGTGCGGCCGATGCCGGCGCGGGTGCGGGCGTGCGGCGGCACGCCCGTGACGTCGCGCCCGTCCAGCCAGACCGTGCCGGCGTCCGGGCGCAGGTCGCCGGAGATCATCGCGAACAGGCTGGACTTGCCCGCCCCGTTCGGCCCGACGATGCCCAGCGCCTCGCCCGGTCCCAGCGACAGGGCCAGGTCCCGGGCGACGGTCACCTGGCCGAAGCTCTTGGACAGGCTCTCCAGGCGCAGCAGCGGTGCGGTCATCATGTGCCGGTCGGCAGCAGGTCGCCCCCGATGGGAACGGCCTTGTTCGGGGTGTTGTCCACGATGGCCACGTCCCAGGGGAACTTGGTGCCCTTGCGCCACTGGCCGCCGACCGGGTGCTGGAGGGCGATGCCGGGCTTGGGGCCGGCGGTGAAGTCCAGGTCGCCGCTCATGCAGCTGATCTTCATGGTGCGCAGCTTGTCGGCCACGTCGTCGCGGTCCTTGGGGTCGCCCGCGTTCTTGAACGCCTGGACGGCGATCTCGAACAGCGAGTAGACCGAGCCGAGGGCCTGGGTCCACTGCTTGCCGGTGGCGGCGAAGTCCTCGGCGAGCTGCTGGGCGGTCTTGCCGTCCAGGGTGGACTTGTACGGGTGCGCCGGGCTCCACCAGAAGTCGGTGGCGATGTTGCTGGCGAGCGGGCCGAGCGCCTCCGCCTCGGAGGGGAAGAGCATGACCTTGGCGACGGTGGCCAGCTTCGGCTTGAAGCCCTGCTGGCGGGCCTGCTTCCAGAACGTCTGGAAGTCGGGCGGGATCGGGGTGCAGGTGAACAGCTCGGCCTCCGACGACTTGAACTTCGCGATCTGCGAGCTGAAGTCGGTGACGCCGTTCTGGTACGCGCCGCCGTCCACGACCTCGTAGCCGGCCTTGGTGATCATCGGGCCGAGGCCCTGGCGGAAGGCGTTGGCGTCGGTGTCGTTGGGCCACAGTGCCGCGACGTTCTTGTTGCCCACCTCCATGCGCTCCCACATGGGGAAGAAGCAGTCGGCGAACTCCTGCATCCCGAAGAAGAACAGCGTGGTGTACGTGAAGCCCTCGCCGTCCTTGCCGCCCCGGCCGTTCCACCACGCCTCCCAGGGGGCGATCGTGGTGACGTTCGGGATGCCGTTGGCCTCGCACTGGTCGGCCACCGGGTTGGTGGTGTCCGGCGTCGAGGAGCCGACGATCAGGTCCACCTTGTCGCTGTTGATGAGCTGACGGGTGACCTCGGTGGCCCGGTTGGGGTTGGACTGGGTGTCCTTGACGATGATCTCGACGGTGCGCTTCCTGCCGCCGGCGGTGAAGCCGCCCCGCAGCGCTTCGGTGATCTGCTTGACCACGAAGTTGTCGGCGGAGGCGAAGCCGGCCAGCGCGCCGGTCTGCGGGCTGACGTAACCGATCTTGAGGACGTCGGAGGAGGAGGAGGCGCCGGTGCCCTTGAGGCCTCCGCAGGCGCTCAGCAGCGGCGCCCCGCCGATCGCGGCGGCGCCGAGGCCGGCCGCGCTGAGGAAGGAACGGCGGTTCATGCCGCCGGGGGAAGCGTCGCTCACGCGAGGACTCCTTATGCCGGACGATGTCCCTCGCCCATGGCGATGCGCGCCGCGGGGACATCTGAGGTGCTCTTCGGGAAGGGGTCGGCGGCCCGCCGGCTCGTGGCCGTGGCGCGGCTCCGACCTGCGGGATGCCGTGAAGGTGACCCTGACCGTACGGCTCCGGTAACACCCGTGCAACAAGACGTCCGAAGGAGTGGAACGCGAAATCACCAGGTGGAACGCCGCTACGCCGGCGGCCGGTAGCCGAGCCGCCGGGAGATCTCCGCGGCGGTGCGCCGCAGCGGCCCCTCCAGCCGCCCGGCCAGCGCCTCGACGGACGTCGGGGCCAGCGTCAGGTACACCGCGACGTTGATCGCGGCCACCACCTCGCCCGAACGGTCGCGCACCGGCGCGGAGAACGAGCGCAGGCCCGGGGCCAGCTCCTCGTCGTTGACCGCGATCCCGCTCTGGCGCACCTTGGCCAGCGCGGCCAGCAGTTGCTCCCGGTTGGTGATGGTCTTGGGCCCCCGGCGGGCCATGTCGGTGCGGTCCAGGATCTGCCGGAGCGTCGCCGGGTCCCGGTAGGCCAGCAGCACCTTGCCCATCGACGTGCAGTAGGCCGGCAGCCGCGAGCCGACGTGCAGGTTGAGGTCCATGGCCAGGGACGTGCGCCTGCTGCTGCGCCGCCGGTCCACGTAGACGACGTCGGGCCCGTCGGCGACGGCCGCGCTGATGGTGAAGCCGGTCTCGTCGGCCAGCGCCTGCAGCAGCGGCCCGGTGACGCGGGTGAGCTCCATCGAGTCGATCGCGGCGAACCCCAGGTCCACGGCGCGCGGGCCGAGGAAGTACTTCTTCGTCTCCGGGTCCTGCTGCAGGTACTGCAGCGAGGTCAGCGTGGCCACGTAGCGGTGCGTGGTGCTCTTGTTCAGCCCCACGGCCCTGGCCAGGTCGGCGATCCCCAGCACCGAGCGGTCGCCGGTGAACGCGTCCAGGATGCTCAGCCCCCGCTCCAGGGACACCGAGTGGGACGCCGCGTGCGTCTCGGGCCGCCGGGCGGGCTCTTCATCGGTCACAGTGGTCAGCATATGATTTCTCCGTTCTAGTCATCCGAATCATTCGACGGAGAGGACCACGGCACATGGCCCGAGCGGGGGGCGACTGGCGCAAGTCGCGATTCGGGCACTTCATCGGCGGCGAGTGGGTGGCCGCCGGCTCCGGCCGTACCTATCCCGACCACTCGCCGTGGTCCGGCGAGGTGCTCGCCGAGGTGGCCGCCGGCGACGCCGAGGACGCGCAGGCGGCCATCGCCGCCGCGCACGCGGCGTTCCCCGGCTGGTCGGCGCTGCCGCCCGGGCGGCGCCAGCACGTCTTCCTGCGCGCGGCCGACATCCTGCACGCCCGGCGCGACGGCATCCTCGACGCCCTCGCCGCCGAGACCGGCTGCGGCCGCTACTTCGGCGAGGTCCAGGTCGACTTCGCGGTCAAGCTGCTGCGGCAGGCCGCCCAGCTCGCCTACCAGCCCACCGGCAGCCTGCTGCCGTCCGACGTCGAGGGCATGCAGGCGATGGCGGTCCGCCGGCCGGTCGGCGTGGTCGGCGCCATCGCGCCGTGGAACGCCTCGCTCACCCTGTCAGGACGGGCCGTCGTCGGGCCGCTCGCCCTGGGCAACACCGTCGTGGTCAAGCCGTCGGAGGAGGCCCCGTACACCGGCGGCGCCCTGTGGGCGGAGGTGCTGCACGAGGCCGGGCTGCCCGCCGGCGCGCTCAACGTGGTCACGCACGCCCCGGGCGAGGCCGGCGGCGTGGCCGACGCGATGCTGGCCAGCCCGCTGGTCAAGCGCGTCAACTTCACCGGCTCCACCCCGACCGGCCGGCGACTGGCCGAGAAGGCGGGCCGCCACCTCAAACGGGTCGTGCTCCAGCTCAGCGGCCAGAACCCGCTCATCGTCACCCGCGACGCCGACCTCGCCTACGCGGTCGACGCCGCCACCTACGGCGCCTTCATCCACCAGGGCCAGGTGTGCATGTGCGCCCGCCGCATCTACGTGGAACGGCCACTGGCCGACGAGTTCACCGCGCGGTTCGCGGCCAAGGTGGCGGCCCTGCCCACCGGCGACCCGCACGACCCGGCCACCGTGGTCGGCCCCGTGATCAACGAATGGGCGCTGGCGCTGCTGGACCGCCGGGTCAAGGAGGCCGTCGAACTCGGCTCCCGCGTCCTGGCGGGCGGCGTGCCCCAGCCGCCGTGCTACCCCGCGACCGTGCTGACCGACGTGCCGGACGAGGCCGAGATCGCGCAGGGCGAGACGTTCGGCCCGGTCGTGGTCGTGGAGGCCGTCGACTCGGCCGACGAGGCGGTCACCCGCGCCAACGCCTCCGACCTGGGCCTGGCCGCGTCGGTCATCACCGGCGACCCTCGTCACGGGCTGAAGCTGGCCTCCCGGCTGGACGTCGGCATCGTGCACGTCAACGACCAGCCGGTCAACGACGAGCCGCAGATGCCGTTCGGCGGCGTCAAGGACAGCGGCTGGGGGCGGTTCGGGCTCGGGTTCGCGGCCGAGGAGTTCAGCGAGCTGCAGTGGGTGACCGTACGGGACCAGGACCGCGCGTTCCCTTTCTGAGCGCTAACCGTCGTAGCGGGTGTAGATCGCCGCCGACGTCCCCGAGGGGTCCAGCCTGGCCAGGAGGGCGTCGGCGATGGCGGCGAGCTGGTCGAGCTGCTCCGGGGTGAGGGTGTCGACGACGTGGTGGTGGACGGTGGCCACGTGGCCGGGGGCCGCCTGCCGTACCTTCTCCCATCCGTCGTCGGTGAGCCGGACGTGCGTGGTGCGGCGGTCGTCCGGGCGGGAGAAGCGCTCCACCAGGCCCCGTTTCTCCAGGCGGGTCACCACGTGGGAGAGGCGGGGGAGCGTGGCGTTGGTGCCCCAGGACAGCTCGGTCATGCGCGACGTCCGTCCGGGCGTCTCCGACAGCGTGGCCAGCACGTAGTACTCGAACTCCGTCAGGCCGGCGTCGCGGCGCAACTGGGCGTCGAGCACGGCAGGGAGCAGTTCGAGCACCGCGCGCAGCCGGACCCAGGCGCGTAGCTGCGGCCGGTCGAGCCAGGGAGTGTCCAAAAGAATCCGTCCTCACCGGGAATGGTTGTCGCGACAAGTTTGCTCCCCATGATGATCCTGCCTCATGAGCGGCCCGTCACCGACACGGCACACCGCAGGACCCCGGCACCAAGGAGCCCGCATGACCACGCCCGCCCCCTCCCCGACCGCCCCCTCCCCGACCGCCGCCGCCGACGCCCGCATCCCGGCGGCGCACCCCTTCGCCGCGCACCTGAGGCGCGCCGCCGCCCTGGAGGCCGCCGACCCGCACCGGGCGTGGACGCCGCAGGACGGGCCGCTGCCCAGCCTCTACCTGTCCCACGGCGGCGGCCCCCTGCCCTTCCAGAGCCCCGAATGGCTCACCCCGCTGCACGACTGGGCCCGCTCCCTGCCCAAGCCGAAGGCGATCCTGGTCGTCTCCGCGCACTGGGAGTCCGCGCCGCTGTCGGTGAGCGCCGACCGGCCCGACGAGCTGGTGTACGACTTCGGCGGCTTCGACGCGCTCTACTACACCTTCCGCTACGACACCCCGGACGCCGGCGACCTGTCCAGGCAGGTGACCGGCCTCATGCCGGACACCGAGCACGTGCACCGGCACGGCCGCCGCGGCCTCGACCACGGCGCCTGGGTGCCCCTGAAGATCATGTACCCGGCCGCCGACATCCCGGTGCTGCAGCTC is part of the Nonomuraea coxensis DSM 45129 genome and encodes:
- a CDS encoding dioxygenase family protein produces the protein MTTPAPSPTAPSPTAAADARIPAAHPFAAHLRRAAALEAADPHRAWTPQDGPLPSLYLSHGGGPLPFQSPEWLTPLHDWARSLPKPKAILVVSAHWESAPLSVSADRPDELVYDFGGFDALYYTFRYDTPDAGDLSRQVTGLMPDTEHVHRHGRRGLDHGAWVPLKIMYPAADIPVLQLSLPTEDPDRLLAIGARLRPLRDQGVLVIGSGHMTHGLPFLTREMFQGNVVPGWSSDFDAWAADALARGDVAELARFRTAAPGMPYAHPTVEHFTPLFVTLGAATDPAAPVVTRLDGYGVGLSRRSFEAA
- a CDS encoding ABC transporter substrate-binding protein, which encodes MSDASPGGMNRRSFLSAAGLGAAAIGGAPLLSACGGLKGTGASSSSDVLKIGYVSPQTGALAGFASADNFVVKQITEALRGGFTAGGRKRTVEIIVKDTQSNPNRATEVTRQLINSDKVDLIVGSSTPDTTNPVADQCEANGIPNVTTIAPWEAWWNGRGGKDGEGFTYTTLFFFGMQEFADCFFPMWERMEVGNKNVAALWPNDTDANAFRQGLGPMITKAGYEVVDGGAYQNGVTDFSSQIAKFKSSEAELFTCTPIPPDFQTFWKQARQQGFKPKLATVAKVMLFPSEAEALGPLASNIATDFWWSPAHPYKSTLDGKTAQQLAEDFAATGKQWTQALGSVYSLFEIAVQAFKNAGDPKDRDDVADKLRTMKISCMSGDLDFTAGPKPGIALQHPVGGQWRKGTKFPWDVAIVDNTPNKAVPIGGDLLPTGT
- a CDS encoding IclR family transcriptional regulator, which gives rise to MTDEEPARRPETHAASHSVSLERGLSILDAFTGDRSVLGIADLARAVGLNKSTTHRYVATLTSLQYLQQDPETKKYFLGPRAVDLGFAAIDSMELTRVTGPLLQALADETGFTISAAVADGPDVVYVDRRRSSRRTSLAMDLNLHVGSRLPAYCTSMGKVLLAYRDPATLRQILDRTDMARRGPKTITNREQLLAALAKVRQSGIAVNDEELAPGLRSFSAPVRDRSGEVVAAINVAVYLTLAPTSVEALAGRLEGPLRRTAAEISRRLGYRPPA
- a CDS encoding ABC transporter ATP-binding protein — its product is MMTAPLLRLESLSKSFGQVTVARDLALSLGPGEALGIVGPNGAGKSSLFAMISGDLRPDAGTVWLDGRDVTGVPPHARTRAGIGRTYQVPRPFTHLTVFENVLVCAHQGAGLHGKQAWSQAMDVLERTGLADLANTAAGRLTLLQRKRLEVARALGTGPRLLLLDEVAGGLTEPEVAELVEVIRRLHADGLGIVWIEHVVHALVKTVARMICLAGGDVVADGEPVAVLADAKVRELYLGGGPESGTAEEGP
- a CDS encoding aldehyde dehydrogenase family protein, which translates into the protein MARAGGDWRKSRFGHFIGGEWVAAGSGRTYPDHSPWSGEVLAEVAAGDAEDAQAAIAAAHAAFPGWSALPPGRRQHVFLRAADILHARRDGILDALAAETGCGRYFGEVQVDFAVKLLRQAAQLAYQPTGSLLPSDVEGMQAMAVRRPVGVVGAIAPWNASLTLSGRAVVGPLALGNTVVVKPSEEAPYTGGALWAEVLHEAGLPAGALNVVTHAPGEAGGVADAMLASPLVKRVNFTGSTPTGRRLAEKAGRHLKRVVLQLSGQNPLIVTRDADLAYAVDAATYGAFIHQGQVCMCARRIYVERPLADEFTARFAAKVAALPTGDPHDPATVVGPVINEWALALLDRRVKEAVELGSRVLAGGVPQPPCYPATVLTDVPDEAEIAQGETFGPVVVVEAVDSADEAVTRANASDLGLAASVITGDPRHGLKLASRLDVGIVHVNDQPVNDEPQMPFGGVKDSGWGRFGLGFAAEEFSELQWVTVRDQDRAFPF
- a CDS encoding MarR family winged helix-turn-helix transcriptional regulator, which translates into the protein MDTPWLDRPQLRAWVRLRAVLELLPAVLDAQLRRDAGLTEFEYYVLATLSETPGRTSRMTELSWGTNATLPRLSHVVTRLEKRGLVERFSRPDDRRTTHVRLTDDGWEKVRQAAPGHVATVHHHVVDTLTPEQLDQLAAIADALLARLDPSGTSAAIYTRYDG
- a CDS encoding branched-chain amino acid ABC transporter permease, translating into MQWFNAVVQGLLLGGLYALFATGLSLMFGVMRIVNLAHGDLAVVASFLALALVGGTGLPLWVVVVVTVPLFAVLGYLNQRVLLQGSLSSGPLATLLVTFGLSIVLQNVLLEIFSADTRTLDGGSFATSSFQLAGSITVGWLPLATFLLACAVLAGIQVFLTRTGLGRMLRASSDDRETANLVGADSRHVYGVATAIAFATVALAGLMFAVRSSFDPATGPSRLIFAFEAVVIGGLGSLWGTLLGGIVLGVTQSLGSQIDPAMTLLAGHLVFLAVLAFRPQGLLAGRTA
- a CDS encoding ABC transporter ATP-binding protein; amino-acid sequence: MSLLSIRDLTVHHGLLRAVDGVSLELERGEVLAVIGANGAGKSTLLRALAGLNTPTSGTVHLAGRDITRSPAHQRVSAGIALVPEGRRLFRSLTVEENLLTGTYRKRTGPWSLRRVYELFPWMTERRRQNAAQLSGGEQQAVAIGRALLTNPDLLLVDELSLGLAPVIVRRIYETLPEIVAAGTTALVVEQDVSQALRVADRVHCLLEGRSVLAGRPAELTAEQVEHAYFGIGDLTQDGKD